Proteins from one Streptomyces sp. NBC_00289 genomic window:
- a CDS encoding helix-turn-helix domain-containing protein: MVRTPLTPEERRRGERLGRLLREARGGRSMTQIAASAGISAETLRKIETGRAPTPAFFTVSALARALGLSMDALAGRCEPAEV; the protein is encoded by the coding sequence ATGGTGCGCACCCCACTGACCCCTGAAGAACGCCGACGCGGCGAGCGGCTCGGCCGGCTGCTCCGCGAGGCGCGCGGCGGTCGCAGCATGACGCAGATCGCGGCGAGCGCGGGCATCTCCGCCGAGACCCTCCGGAAGATCGAGACCGGCCGGGCGCCGACCCCGGCGTTCTTCACCGTCTCGGCGCTCGCGCGGGCGCTCGGGCTGTCGATGGACGCGCTGGCGGGACGGTGCGAGCCCGCCGAGGTCTGA
- a CDS encoding aspartate aminotransferase family protein → MSDLYARHRGVLPDWLALYYDEPLEITHGEGRHVWDAEGNKYLDFFGGILTTMTAHALPEVTKAVSEQAGRIVHSSTLYLNRPMVEMAERVAQLSGIPDARVFFTTSGTEANDTALMLATTFRRSNTVLAMRNSYHGRSFSAVGITGNRGWSPTSLSPLQTLYVHGGVRTRGPYASLGDDDFIAACVDDLKDLLGHTRPPAALIAEPVQGVGGFTSPPDGLYAAFREVLQERGILWIADEVQTGWGRTGDHFWGWQAHARNGPPDLLTFAKGIGNGMSIGGVVARAEIMNCLDSNSISTFGGTQITMAAGLANLTYLLEHDLQGNARRVGGLLIERLRGVAAQTAGVREVRGRGLMIGIELVKPGTDQADPEAASAVLEAARADGLLIGKGGGHDTSALRVAPPLSLTVAEAEEGAAILERALRSVR, encoded by the coding sequence ATGAGCGACCTGTACGCACGCCACCGGGGCGTGCTGCCCGACTGGCTGGCGCTGTACTACGACGAGCCGCTGGAGATCACGCACGGCGAGGGCCGCCACGTCTGGGACGCCGAGGGCAACAAGTACCTCGACTTCTTCGGCGGCATCCTCACCACGATGACCGCGCACGCACTGCCGGAGGTCACCAAGGCGGTGAGCGAGCAGGCCGGGCGGATCGTCCACTCGTCCACCCTGTACCTCAACCGGCCCATGGTCGAGATGGCCGAGCGCGTCGCGCAGCTGTCCGGCATCCCGGACGCCCGCGTGTTCTTCACGACCTCCGGCACGGAGGCCAACGACACCGCCCTGATGCTGGCGACGACGTTCCGCCGCAGCAACACCGTCCTGGCGATGCGCAACAGCTACCACGGCCGCTCCTTCAGCGCGGTCGGCATCACCGGCAACCGCGGCTGGTCACCGACCTCGCTGTCCCCGCTGCAGACGCTGTACGTGCACGGCGGCGTGCGCACCCGCGGGCCCTACGCCTCGCTCGGCGACGACGACTTCATCGCCGCCTGCGTCGACGACCTCAAGGACCTCCTTGGCCACACCCGCCCGCCCGCGGCCCTGATCGCCGAACCCGTCCAGGGCGTCGGCGGCTTCACCTCACCGCCGGACGGCCTGTACGCGGCCTTCCGCGAGGTGCTCCAGGAGCGCGGCATCCTGTGGATCGCCGACGAGGTGCAGACCGGCTGGGGCCGCACCGGCGACCACTTCTGGGGCTGGCAGGCACACGCCCGCAACGGTCCGCCGGACCTCCTCACCTTCGCCAAGGGCATCGGCAACGGCATGTCCATCGGCGGCGTCGTGGCCCGCGCCGAGATCATGAACTGCCTGGACTCCAACAGCATCTCCACGTTCGGCGGCACCCAGATCACCATGGCGGCGGGCCTCGCCAACCTCACCTACCTGCTGGAACACGACCTCCAGGGCAACGCCCGGCGCGTCGGCGGACTGCTCATCGAGCGGCTGCGGGGCGTCGCGGCCCAGACCGCGGGCGTCCGGGAGGTGCGCGGCCGGGGCCTGATGATCGGCATCGAGCTGGTCAAACCCGGCACCGACCAGGCAGACCCCGAGGCCGCGTCCGCCGTCCTCGAGGCCGCCCGCGCGGACGGGCTGCTCATCGGCAAGGGCGGCGGCCACGACACCAGCGCCCTGCGCGTGGCCCCGCCGCTGTCCCTCACCGTCGCGGAGGCCGAGGAGGGCGCCGCGATCCTCGAACGCGCTCTGCGGAGCGTTCGGTAG
- the map gene encoding type I methionyl aminopeptidase: MVELKTDTDIDAMYATGRVVGRALTAVRQAADVGVSLLELDELAHGVLREAGATSPFLGYRPSFAPTPFPAVICASVNDAIVHGIPDGYRLRDGDLLSVDFGAQLDGWAGDSAISFVVGEPRPADVRLVETAERALAAGIEAAVVGNRVGDIAHAVGSVCRAAGYGIPDGFGGHGVGRRMHEDPPVPNEGRPGRGLRLRRGMVLAIEPMLIGSGADGYHEAPDGWTLRTNDGSRAAHAEHTVAITDAGPRVLTARQEARTG, encoded by the coding sequence ATGGTGGAGCTGAAGACGGATACGGACATTGACGCCATGTACGCGACCGGCCGGGTCGTCGGCCGCGCCCTGACGGCCGTACGGCAGGCCGCGGACGTCGGCGTCTCGCTGCTGGAACTCGACGAACTGGCGCACGGCGTGCTGCGCGAGGCGGGCGCGACCTCGCCTTTCCTCGGCTACCGGCCCTCCTTCGCGCCGACCCCCTTCCCCGCCGTCATCTGCGCCTCCGTGAACGACGCGATCGTGCACGGCATCCCGGACGGCTACCGACTGCGCGACGGTGACCTCCTTTCCGTCGACTTCGGCGCCCAACTGGACGGCTGGGCGGGCGACTCGGCGATCAGCTTCGTGGTCGGCGAGCCGCGTCCCGCCGACGTACGGCTCGTCGAGACCGCCGAGCGGGCGCTCGCCGCGGGCATCGAGGCGGCCGTCGTGGGCAACCGCGTCGGCGACATCGCGCACGCCGTCGGCTCGGTGTGCCGCGCGGCCGGCTACGGCATCCCGGACGGCTTCGGCGGCCACGGCGTGGGCCGCCGCATGCACGAGGACCCGCCCGTGCCCAACGAGGGCCGCCCCGGGCGCGGACTGCGGCTGCGGCGCGGCATGGTGCTGGCGATCGAACCCATGCTGATCGGAAGCGGCGCGGACGGATACCACGAGGCACCCGACGGCTGGACCCTGCGGACGAACGACGGGTCGCGTGCAGCGCACGCCGAGCACACCGTGGCGATCACCGACGCGGGGCCACGCGTCCTCACGGCGCGCCAGGAGGCTCGTACCGGCTGA
- a CDS encoding nitrilase-related carbon-nitrogen hydrolase: protein MANVVRAALVQATWTGDTESMVAKHEEHAREAARQGAKVIGFQEVFNAPYFCQVQEPEHYRWAEPVPDGPTTRRMQELARETGMVIVVPVFEVEQSGFYYNTAAVIDADGTFLGKYRKHHIPQVKGFWEKYYFKPGNIGWPVFDTAVGKVGVYICYDRHFPEGWRQLGLNGAQLVYNPSATHRGLSSHLWRLEQPAAAVANEYFVAAINRVGQEEYGDNDFYGTSYFVDPRGQFVGEVASDSKEELLVRDLDFDLVEQVRQQWAFYRDRRPDAYDGLVRP from the coding sequence ATGGCCAACGTCGTACGCGCCGCTCTGGTCCAGGCCACCTGGACCGGCGACACCGAGTCCATGGTGGCGAAACACGAGGAGCACGCCCGTGAGGCGGCCCGGCAGGGCGCCAAGGTCATCGGGTTCCAGGAAGTGTTCAACGCCCCCTACTTCTGTCAGGTCCAGGAGCCCGAGCACTACCGCTGGGCCGAACCGGTGCCCGACGGGCCGACCACCCGTCGTATGCAGGAACTCGCACGCGAGACCGGCATGGTGATCGTCGTCCCCGTCTTCGAGGTCGAGCAGTCCGGCTTCTACTACAACACCGCGGCCGTCATCGACGCCGACGGCACCTTCCTCGGCAAGTACCGCAAGCACCACATCCCGCAGGTCAAGGGCTTCTGGGAGAAGTACTACTTCAAGCCGGGCAACATCGGCTGGCCCGTCTTCGACACCGCGGTCGGCAAGGTCGGCGTGTACATCTGCTACGACCGCCACTTCCCGGAGGGCTGGCGGCAGCTCGGGCTCAACGGCGCCCAGCTCGTCTACAACCCCTCCGCCACCCACCGCGGCCTGTCCTCCCACCTGTGGCGGCTGGAGCAGCCCGCCGCCGCCGTCGCCAACGAGTACTTCGTCGCCGCGATCAACCGGGTCGGCCAGGAGGAGTACGGCGACAACGACTTCTACGGGACGAGCTACTTCGTGGACCCACGCGGCCAGTTCGTGGGAGAGGTCGCCAGCGACAGCAAGGAGGAACTCCTCGTCCGCGACCTCGACTTCGACCTCGTCGAGCAGGTGCGGCAGCAGTGGGCCTTCTACCGCGACCGCCGCCCCGACGCGTACGACGGGCTGGTGCGGCCATGA
- a CDS encoding PucR family transcriptional regulator yields MTTPEHLEPTLSVRQVLTLERVLAGEPEVVAGAGQLDRPVRWVHVAEAPDVGVMLTGGEMVLTTGVLLAGDESAQAEYIQSLHRAEAAAVVLGLGRAFPAPPDVMRRAAERCGLPMIVLHRPFPFAALTEEVQSRLVRRKFAAVSLSEAVRTALTGLITAGAPLQRLLDEIAQHSACPVVVTNLAHRVLATAGERPAVDDVLRDWERISRQAGGSEVDGWIRAELAGRGERWGQIMLCGHRGDTATGQLLADRAAEALVLHRMLGGTSAHTWEEQSAQSLLTDLVSGVVPARQLLSRARAAGLPVNRRTFVPLVVQHGEPAQLDRVLRMLGLAGLVAELADRATAVLLSLARDQDDLALTAHFAARLRSESGSTKAVVAAADARTAWDDVPAGLREAQHVADAVADSSAALDLPAVVRLKDVHLRGLIRLLRDDPHVQSFAERELDGLLCESGEDLLAVLRTYLASGRNKSRTAQLHHVSRPALYRRLEAIQTRLGVDLDDFEQAASVHIALLAHDAQQA; encoded by the coding sequence ATGACCACCCCGGAGCACCTGGAGCCGACCCTGTCGGTCCGCCAGGTCCTCACGCTGGAACGCGTGCTCGCCGGAGAGCCCGAGGTGGTGGCCGGCGCGGGGCAGCTCGACCGGCCGGTGCGCTGGGTGCACGTGGCCGAGGCCCCCGACGTGGGCGTGATGCTCACCGGTGGCGAGATGGTCCTCACCACCGGGGTGCTGCTCGCCGGCGACGAGTCCGCGCAGGCCGAGTACATCCAGTCGCTGCACCGCGCGGAGGCCGCGGCCGTCGTCCTCGGGCTCGGCCGGGCCTTCCCGGCGCCGCCGGACGTGATGCGCCGGGCCGCCGAGCGCTGCGGACTGCCCATGATCGTCCTGCACCGGCCCTTCCCCTTCGCCGCGCTGACGGAGGAGGTGCAGTCCCGGCTGGTGCGGCGGAAGTTCGCCGCCGTCAGCCTCTCCGAGGCGGTTCGGACCGCGCTCACCGGACTCATCACCGCGGGCGCGCCCCTGCAACGCCTGCTCGACGAGATCGCCCAGCACAGCGCCTGCCCCGTCGTCGTCACCAACCTCGCCCACCGCGTCCTGGCCACGGCGGGGGAGCGGCCGGCCGTCGACGACGTGCTGCGCGACTGGGAACGGATCTCCCGGCAGGCCGGCGGCAGCGAGGTCGACGGCTGGATCCGCGCCGAACTGGCCGGGCGCGGAGAGCGCTGGGGCCAGATCATGCTGTGCGGCCACCGCGGTGACACCGCCACCGGGCAGCTGCTCGCCGACCGCGCGGCGGAGGCCCTCGTCCTGCACCGCATGCTCGGCGGCACCTCGGCGCACACCTGGGAGGAGCAGTCCGCGCAGAGCCTGCTGACCGACCTGGTCTCCGGGGTCGTACCGGCGCGGCAGCTGCTGTCGCGGGCCCGCGCGGCCGGACTGCCCGTCAACCGGCGCACCTTCGTCCCGCTGGTCGTCCAGCACGGTGAACCGGCCCAACTCGACCGTGTGCTGCGCATGCTGGGCCTGGCCGGACTCGTCGCCGAGCTGGCCGACCGGGCCACCGCCGTGCTGCTCAGCCTCGCCCGCGACCAGGACGACCTGGCCCTCACCGCGCACTTCGCGGCCCGGCTGCGCTCGGAGTCGGGATCCACCAAGGCCGTGGTGGCCGCCGCCGACGCCCGCACCGCCTGGGACGACGTACCGGCCGGCCTGCGCGAGGCACAGCACGTCGCCGACGCCGTGGCCGACTCCTCGGCCGCCCTGGACCTCCCGGCCGTCGTACGCCTCAAGGACGTGCATCTGCGCGGCCTGATCAGACTGCTGCGCGACGACCCGCACGTGCAGTCCTTCGCGGAGCGGGAGCTGGACGGGCTGCTGTGCGAGTCCGGCGAGGACCTGCTCGCCGTCCTGCGGACCTATCTCGCCAGCGGCCGCAACAAGTCCCGTACCGCCCAGCTGCACCACGTCTCGCGGCCCGCGCTCTACCGTCGCCTGGAGGCGATACAGACGCGACTCGGCGTGGACCTGGACGACTTCGAGCAGGCCGCCTCGGTGCACATCGCGCTCCTCGCGCACGACGCGCAACAGGCGTGA